The stretch of DNA GTAATTactatttacaatattattttattatttaatttataataataataataatgtttttttgattaaattttgtgCCTAGTAATGTctgtataatttatatttatacatgtgTCTCggtatattagaaaaaaattaatttttttctattattctaattgaaatttgaaattttaatactcAAGAGTATAATGGaatcaatgaataatttaaatatttttataactaattgttgtataatttaaataacctgatgattaattttttttattttaatattacacaactgtaactaataatttattaaaatataaaatattattacatttttttttttttttcgaataatcattaagtgatattatttattattcaaattattataaatgtaaaaaaataaattagaacaattattttttttttaaatttgaaagtaataaaaaaaaaaaaaatgtaatatacaTTGTAACTAATGATTTAAAGATCTATATAAATGTCTATATctctttttaaataagttaTGATTAATTGATTTGTCTTGGTTTATTTAAGGTATAACACGATGTGAttggttattatattttattgcaaCAAAGTAATGTGATAACAAGTTATAATTATccacatattttttctttttttcaataaatcatttatctTGTCACGTATTATAACTACAGCATACATTTATAttgtaatgaatatttaataattgaaaaaaggaaaaaaaggaTTAACAACATTTGTCATGTTTtcatatatgtaaaaatataaatgataatattagtatgtaaattttaaataagaaTATACAGATAAAAAATAGAGCGATTGTAAAAGTATTGAATAAGAACAAGTGCGGCTATattgtattgatttttatacatgtatgCATGACgactttcattttttaaatgtcaaaaaataacCTTCATTCAATTATCATAAGAACAATGTGTATGAGAATTATATCTTGATATAGAAATACATTGTTTACCTTAAtctaataatatcaaatagtTTTAAAGACTAGCTACTAATCTATATACGAAAAAAACCAGTTGTCAACGATCTTCAGGGCATgtaattcaaaaaatgaaatagataaataaataaataaaataaatgataaaaatatctcTCTCAGTTACTCATTTATTCTCCTCTATCGTGGGTTCTTCAAAAGTCAATCTTCGTGATCTATAATCAACAAGTAAATGGGTTAATGCTGCTCGTTCATTTCTAGTTCACTTTTAGGAAGTACAACGCAAGCTTTTCCTTAAACCATTGGAAATGTTGCTGATGATGCAGAGCAAAGGAGTATTTAGTGTTTTAGAACATTTACTTTCtgaaattgatattgatactTTCTGAGGGTTTAAGTAAGTTtaattcttgtaaattttttctgtttattttttcgaatttccaTTGAAGATATTAGGAAAACAGGAAGGGCAAGGAGGTAGCtgcttggaaaataaaatacctcttcgcttattatgtaatcctgttaagaaataatttttttttatttattttttcgaatttccaTTGAAAGTATTAGGAAAACAGGAAGGGCAAGGAGGTAGCtgcttggaaaataaaatacctcttcgcttattatgtaatcctgttaaaaaataattttttttaattcattttttcgaatttccattgaaaatattaggaaaacaGGAAAGGCAAGGAGGTAGCtgcttggaaaataaaatacctcttcgcttattatgtaatcctgttaagaaataaattttttttatttattttttcgaatttccaTTGAAGATATTAGGAAAACAGGAAAGGCAAGGAGGTAGCtgcttggaaaataaaatacctcttcgcttattatgtaatcctgttaagaaataaattttttttatttattttttcgaatttccaTTGAAGATATTAGGAAAACAGGAAAAGCAAGGAGGTAGCtgcttggaaaataaaatacctcttcgcttattatgtaatcctgttaagaaataaattttttttatttattttttcgaatttccaTTGAAGATATTAGGAAAACAGGAAAAGCAAGGAGGTAGCtgcttggaaaataaaatacctcttcgcttattatgtaatcctgttaaaaaataattttttttaatttattttttcgaatttccaTTGAAGATATCAGGAAAACAGGAAGGGCAAGGAGGTAACTggttgagaaataaaatacctcttcgcttattatgtaatcctgttaagaaataatttttttttatttattttttcgaatttccattgaaaatattaggaGAACAGGCAGAGCAAGGAGGTAGCtgcttggaaaataaaatacctcttcgcttattatgtaatcctgttaaaaaataatttttttttatttattttttcgaatttccattgaaaatattaggaaaacaGGAAAGGCAAGGAGGTAGCtgcttggaaaataaaatacctcttcgcttattatgtaatcctgttaagaaataaatttttttcatttatttttttgatttaccaTTGAAGATATTAGGATAACAGGAAAAGTTGTATGATGTAGCtgcttggaaaataaaatacctcttcgcttattatgtaatcctgttaaaaaataattttttttaatttattttttcgaatttccaTTGAAGATATCAGGAAAACAGGAAGGGCAAGGAGGTAACTggttgagaaataaaatacctcttcgcttattatgtaatcctgttaagaaataatttttttttatttattttttcgaatttccaTTGAAGATATCAGGAGAACAGGTTATTGACTATTTGAAATATCACATTGTTTATCATTgtcaagatatttttataaacaacaattgataaattaacaacagtCAACAGTATTATCATTCGAGTCGTTTTACCaattgagttgaaaatttcTCATTCACCAGCTCACTTACATCAGGAATATacgagtttttaaaaattaaattatcaaattaatttcatcCAGTCCAAAAAtacttattcatttatatatttattttttggagtaaatccTTATTAACTCGTTTTGAAAAGTAAAAGAATATCGGCTCCAAATTGCTGCAAATGGTCTGTAAACTCCCCCACCTAGAATTTCCATCATAATACATTAATTCAGTCTTGGGTGGTGTGTGTCTGACTGTCTGCTAtacctatttatttttattttattttcttttttccccTCTACAACTGAGTCACACACAGCAGCAGCATCAGCAGCAACGAGTCCACTCAGTCCAGTCGTTCATCGTGTTTTGTGAGCACAACAATTTCACAATCACaatcactatcatcatcatcattatcattgttattattatcagtttttgtttattataaaaaaagtgcATCCTTCATTTATCTGTGACGAACCAAATttggtaaaaattaattgaaaaaatatataaataaattagctaataataaataatattattaaaatattggtttttatttattaatttatttatagatagtttgtttaaatttataattaaataacgtGAAAAAGTTGGTCAATAATGAGGGACATGGCAGGTAAAATTgctgaattaaaatttgaggCACCTTTAGCACGCTTCGAAGAAGAAGATAATTctagtattaaaaatatgaatttattgacAGGTGAgttgtcaataatatttattttatattgctatatttttttttcgtaaaaatacatgaatattCTCATCTAAATATAGAGCAACTATTGGACGCAAGTTTGGATGTAAATTTTGGTGAAAATTGTCATGGAAATGAGCAACATCATGAAAGTGGAACTGATATATTGCAAGAGGGTACATTTAGTCCATTCAGTGGTAGTCTTGAAGATCTTGTCAAtacatttgatgaaaaaataacatctTGCTTTAGAGATTATGCTACTGATGTTGAAACACTTGCTCCAGTTCAAGTGCGAACACAAGAAGAAATTATGAACGAATGCcagtaagtttttattttattaaaattaatatatagttTATATTCGATCGaggagaacaaaaaaattaagttactTTTATACGCCTCAGTATAAACggtttatatatgaaaaaaaataaaataaaaatacacctGCAGCTATGGAAAAGTAAAAgcaggtataaaaaaaaaaacagaatattaTACACTTCGAGTTTGACCacaaaaaccaataaaaaataacttgaagattaaattttttaaattaccaatttttcaaatgacatTGTCGGAATTTATGACTCATCCAATTACTTTaacaagaataaaatattaaaaattaaataagccTTATGTagtttctaaataaaaaaatttctatttgttttttttttgtaaagatataaatcatattgaaaaaaaaaaaaaaaaattttctctcgatgaaattcattaaatataaattgcatgtgaatttaattgtttttttattatgaaaataaaatgctaGTATCTCTCTTACTCTCgtagtataaaatataaaacagatgagaaaatatataaaaaaataagggtgGTTAGAGGGTGGTCAAATAGACCCCTTGGTGCCAAAGAAAATTACGTCAATATTAACGCGCTTGCGCTTATCATTTATTGCGCTTTAtcatatcattttatattgcttatttttttttttttttctatataaacaTATGCTAATAAACCAAtggcaatattattatatttatattatttttattttttttaatatttcaaatgaaacgGGGTCATTCCATTTTGCAGGCTTAATCAATTTGCCTGTTGAATTATAATGCTACGAGTCTCATTGAGAACAGGAAgtttcaattgtattttatatttttttttttgaaataaaatttccttctacaatcaacatttaaaaaaataaaaaaaatgtttgttttgttaatttatacactGAGAAACTCACgcgtcattatttttttaagagatGAAATAtgagttgttttttaaatacgataaatgcatgatatataaaattgaccTCGATTCATCAAACAAACTCCAGTCATTTGTATAATTccagtatttaattttttcatctcatcTCAATGTGATGAGATGAGTGGATAATTATACATATCAACATCTggcttcaaataaattatcttgatCTTCACACTtgcttatttatatataaaattaaattaaatattcaaaacaaaaaaaatacagctcGTGGCACATTTGATCACACGTCAcgttcaataaaataaatatatattattataataattattatttgtgtacAGAATGTGGTGGACAATAACAGGAACATTTGGTAGTATTTTACCAATTGATTGGAGTAAATCATATGCAAGAAAAATGCACATGCCTgcattgaatttaaatgaagCACCAATTGCAACTACAGAGCAgtaagaaattaaataaaataaaataataatacataaatatatattgtaataacaatttatttttttagacaagaatttgatgatttaagCAGTGAGGATGAAGCTGTTGCAACTGATTTAGATATGCAtgcattaatattatcaagtaGTACAGATGCAACAGACAGTACAGAAGAACCATTAAAAACAGCTGAAGAAGTATTACGtgaaattgatgatataatgcaggtaataatcaataataatttaaataatatttaattgttaatgtaatttaattttttgaatttaaaaaggaGGATAATACAATGGAACAATCACAAGGTACAGATGGTTCAATGCTAGATACTGATGATGCCTTGGAAAGAAGTCGAGAAGTTTTAGATTCACCATTGTATGAAAAAAGTAAgttgtttattgttgttattgttgttttttgttatttaaatataaatataatatactaataaatttatttaatatatttatcaagaattaaaacaactatcatcaaatgaattaattggagTACTTGGTGAAATGGAAGCACTTGTTGGTGCATTAAGTGAAACACTTATATCTGAATTGGCATTACGTGATGAATTAGaatttgaaaaagaattaaaaaatcaatttatatcattattactTGCTGTACAAAATCGTCGTAGACAACATCATGTTACTAAAAAACGTAATAATGGAAATAGTCCATTACCACAACAAAGATCAATACAagaatcaaaatatttaacaacagtTATACCATATCATGCTGATAATGGTACACCAAATAATCAAGCACTTcaagtattaattaaaatattaaaagccATTAATGAAGATAGTCCAACAGTACCAACACTTTTGACTGATTACATACTCAAAGTTTTATGTCCAacttagttttatttatttatttaattgtctcTATCTCTCTATCCCTCTCtctatttctatatttttctctcttaCACTCTCTAATGAGtttggaaattaaaaaaaaagcttttggaaatattttttaaaatatttacaaagaaaataaattaacaattatattttcttgtgcttggaatattatttgcaaaaaaaaaaaaaaaaaatatatctgatgCTTTAATTGTAaagacaaaattattattattattaaattgataaataatgatcttattttttaatcaaaaatattttattatatatattttgtttatttgactTGTGGActtgatataattttgtatttcaagTCGACAAATGCTCGCTCTATATCTAGTCCCTTaattttaatgcatttttattattattattattgaataccGATACTGTATTGTATATTTCGTAAACActagattataatttttatattcaatggaATTATTAAGAtactcattaaaaaaaaaaaaaaagataatgcaaaatatattgttaaataaaaaattaaattatatgattattgtAAAAGTGAGATTTGtggattgataaaaaaaaaaaaaacgcactGATAATTGCACGAGATAATTAaaagtgacaaaaaaaaaaaagctatatatatacaattatttatgaaataaaaaaatataatcatctcGTTGCATTTTCgcttgaatattaaattatcaattaaaattgacgatcaattttttgtacataaaaataaaaagaaaaaaaaaattattaatattaatattaacaacaatatatcaataacattattaagttgtttttttttttttttttctcattaattaATCCTCGTtgtttggataaaaaaaaaaaaaaaaagaaaaatgtttggTGATAATAAGCTGTcgcaattttgaaaaatagtttcattaaaaattatagttttagTGTATCAatgtgaatgaaaaaaaaataaataaattaaaataaataataatgttaatataaaaatgtaataattaaacacTTATTGATGAATATATCAATTGTCAAAACACATCATGccataaaacaaataaaaaacatttaaaataattatcaattattgatgcaattattattttcccaatttaatcaaatattattgctatcttgtatatttatttacaaaataaatatttaatttaataatatttttatttataaatattcccgcgttattaatttatcttattGTAAACACAGcttgaagtttaaaaaataaaatataaaatggcAAATTTTCATGAAgcataattttcatgtgtttgatttcaatttttaatattgacttaaaaatttgtcggttttttaatgaataataattattttaaaagttgaatattaataataatataaataaaatgttgtcAAGATCAGCAATATGTATGAATCATcgtatattatcaaaaaaacttGTATCTTCACAGGTAAATACACATTACATGATGTACCAGTAAAAAAACTAGGTTaacttttaatgattttattgaaataaaatgtttttttttttttaatttatgaaatagGATATTATGACATACCGATCAATTCATATGACATACAGAATAACAAgtggtttaaaaaataaaaatatactgaataaattatcaaggTACTCACCATTACTGAGTTCATCATTTGTTCGAAGCATCAGtgataattcatcaaataatgtTGAAACACAAACAGCATTACCATCATCACCATCGTCAGGTATTGATCAAGCCATTCAAGAAACCCAAGAATCAACAGCAACATCAgctattatcaacaatataacACCAGAATCAGTACcaactaatttatttgataaaataccaGGTAacacaacaattattataaacaatcatcactttctctctctcttgttTTACTATCATTACtactattatgattattattattattattatatttaccttTATGagtattgattaatttataattataaaaattatataaatagatGCTCCATTGCCACCAGTTGTTGAAGCAATTGACATAATAAAAGATGCTGGTGAAGCAAGTTTTGCATCAATTGGTCTTGGTGGATGGTCACCAGTTGGTATTGTTCAACAACTGTTAGAATTTGTACATATTGGCTGGGGTATACCATGGTGGGGAACAATTGCACTTGGTACTATTTGTGTTAGATCACTTATGTTTCCTCTAGTTATTTTGGCACAACGTAATGCTGCTAAAATGCATAATTCATTACCTGGAAtgcaaaaaatacaagaaaaaataacagagGCTAGAAATTGTGGTGATAATATGGAAGGTAAAttgacatttaatatttaattattaaacaatttatataatataattttatattactttttatagCTGCTAGAGCAACTCAAGAATTGATGTGGTACATGAGCAGTCATGGTTGTAAtccaatgaaaaatttgattgtTCCAATCTGccaggtaaataaaaaattattatcatttgttttttttaacttgaaataaatataatttacattttttatattttacaggcACCAGTATTTATATCATTCTTTTTTGCATTAAAAGGAATGGCTAATTTACCAGTTGACAGTATGAGACATGGTGGTCTTTGGTGGTTTACTGATTTAACTATACCTGATCCATATTACATATTGCCAGTAGTAACAGCAGCATCATTGGGacttatattaaaaattggtgTTGATGGACCAAAGCTTGAATCAATGGGAGCTCTCAGATATATTATACAAGCATTACCATTTATTATTCTTCCATTTACTGTTAATTTTCCTGGTGTAAGTTTAAAGttcatattaattatattattaattattaattattaatttattcctTACCAATTTATAAAGGCTATCGTTTGGTACTGgacatcaacaaatttattttccatggCACAAGTTGGTATACTTAGAATACCAAAAgtacgtaatttttttaaaatagctgCACAAGTTGAACATCCACCATCTGtattaaaaccaaaaaaaaatatgaaacaaGGACTTCAAGAATGTAagttattgaatattaattaaattaatttatttaaaaaaaaattaatttagaaaatttatgcTTTTTTAAATAGCTTGGACAAACATGAGATTGGCTAGAGAATTGGCTGATCGTCAGTCACTTGATAGAATGCAATTTCATAAAGCTGGACGTGGACCTATTGAAAAAACATATTCATATAATCCAACagaattacataaaaataaaaaagaataatctattaataacaattattaataataataaaaaaaaaaagatctttaaaatgattttgtacagtttttaacacaaaaattaaaataaatagttgacaatgatgatgaaaattaattttcaatttttttattcaactaataataatattatgtaataataaaaataatttggctttgttgataaatttgatggagaaaaagaagaaaaataaattattctttttcacTGACACACTGATTAATAACAGCAACAAGATGTGAATTTTCAAGTGCAGCAGCAACACGTTCTTTATCAgccaattgtttattaacagcTTGCTCAGAAACATGTGTACCTGGTGTAACAATAACTGATACTTTAAATCTTGGTGGTAATGCTCGTAATAGCTGTACTCGTATTGATAAACCAATTAATGTTGCCATACTACAATGTGGAATTGTTGGTGTAAATTGTACATtgacataatttttaacattatcaatCTGTAAAGATTAATGTAGATtagatattaattaaaaaaattaattggtaattttgtTTGCTAACCTCAATTAAACTCTGATCAACAACACTCAATTCTTCCAATGACAATGGATGCTCTGGatcatttatatttctaattaaatctgtaaatataaatcattcctattattataaatataaatgctGTTTATTATGTCTATTAATGTTTACCAAATATTTCACGTTCATCAAATGCATCAACAACATcttcattttcatcaaaatcagTTAATTGTcgttcatcaattttttgatgTACTTTTGGATTAAgattttctaaattaacacccattttattttttgtcaattgattaattaattgatggcttgattattgttgattattatcttCTGTTATCAATCAAGAAGACACATGAAGGCTTgacatgaaagaaaaaaaaaaatagcaaattaGTACGAGAAAGTTGGCGCTGAGggcaattaaaattgattaaatttaactaACCTAACCTAAACTATTTACCGAAACTTTTGTACACTTTTGTACAAAttggtttaattaaaaaaaatattattatttaattaacaacaaaacttgatgactatatattatttataataaatggtaataaataataataatataaataaaaaggttaggttagaaataaaaaaaaaagaatgttgGCTgcactagaaaaaaattagccAATTAAAAAGTCCCTATAAATTAAACCggcatttattaaataaataataaaattgacattgtcaataaaatataataaagcaataaattaaaaaaataaattttttaaatattaaaaatatataaaataataataaagcacaatataatataaaatataattttttaaaatattggaGTTACGTCAGAGAGAGTATATATATGTGGTGTGGATTTGGGGAAAAATCGATTACAGACTCGTGGTGTGTTTTGtgtgggattttttttttttcaatggcgATTGATAGACACGCTTCTTGTGCgatcacatttttttaataattgttaatagttaaataatttttatgttattagaaattataatattgtgttattgttaacaaataattgactcaaaatctataaataattaagtcataaaaaaaaattgtgttaattgtgttattgtaaattaataaattacattttacaaaaaaaaaaaagagagagagagagataaatatattaagaaataaaaaatgggtAATGTACATGCAGCTTCAGcacctccaccaccaccaccagtaTATATTACACCGCCAGAAATTCCTAAGGAACAAAGTCTAGATAATGTTAAATTGGAATCACCAAGACCGCAAAATCCAGGAACAGTTGAAGAAATTCACAAACTTTGCAAAGGCAagtagtaaaataataattaataactgaaTAATCAACTtgaaatgattcatcaataaaaattatgtctttttttgttatagaTGTATTTCCACTTAATTTTGAGGGTGCCAAGCTCATCGTCAACAAGGGCCTTAGTAATCATTTCCAAATATCACATTCAATATTAATGAGTTCTGTCGTTAAATCTGGCTACAAGTaagaaattatcatttttcatttaaataatataaaatttaattaataatatttttttaaattaaagatttGGTGCAACTTATGTTGGAACAAAACAAGTATCATTAACAGAAGCATATCCAGTAATGTTGGGTGATATTGATCCAAATGGTAACTTGAATGCAAATATAATACATCAACTTGCACCAAGACTCAAGTGTAAAATGGCTGCTCAAGtacaaaaaagtaaatatactGCATTACAAATGACAGCTGATTATCGTGGTGATTCATACACTGGTTCATTGACTATTGCTAATCCAGATGTTCTCAATGGTTTtggtaatgatgataataatacttcTCGAttgcatcatttatttattacaaaatattaatttactttatgttatttttattaacaacaggTGTTATGGTTGGTCATTATCTACAAAATGTAACTCCAAATTTAGCATTGGGTGGTGAAATAGCATACCAACGTGGTCATGGTGTACCAGGTGGTGGTATTGCTGTTGCATCACTCGTTGGAAGATACACACATGGTCCATCAACAATAAGTGCAAGTCTTGGTTAGTAGTAGATAAAAtttcttgttaatttatttttcttttaattaattaattaatttatttatttattgatacagGTATGGCTAATTGTCATGTTTGCTTTCATCAAAAAGCCAGTGAACAACTACAAATTGGTGTTGAGCTTGATGTTAATGCTAGAATGCAAGAATCAACAGCAACAATAGCATATCAAATTGATTTACCACAAGCTGATCTTGTTTATCGAGGTACACTTGATTCAAATTGGACAGTTGGAGcagtacttgaaaaaa from Aphidius gifuensis isolate YNYX2018 linkage group LG4, ASM1490517v1, whole genome shotgun sequence encodes:
- the LOC122854239 gene encoding mitochondrial inner membrane protein OXA1L isoform X1 — protein: MLSRSAICMNHRILSKKLVSSQDIMTYRSIHMTYRITSGLKNKNILNKLSRYSPLLSSSFVRSISDNSSNNVETQTALPSSPSSGIDQAIQETQESTATSAIINNITPESVPTNLFDKIPDAPLPPVVEAIDIIKDAGEASFASIGLGGWSPVGIVQQLLEFVHIGWGIPWWGTIALGTICVRSLMFPLVILAQRNAAKMHNSLPGMQKIQEKITEARNCGDNMEAARATQELMWYMSSHGCNPMKNLIVPICQAPVFISFFFALKGMANLPVDSMRHGGLWWFTDLTIPDPYYILPVVTAASLGLILKIGVDGPKLESMGALRYIIQALPFIILPFTVNFPGAIVWYWTSTNLFSMAQVGILRIPKVRNFFKIAAQVEHPPSVLKPKKNMKQGLQESWTNMRLARELADRQSLDRMQFHKAGRGPIEKTYSYNPTELHKNKKE
- the LOC122854245 gene encoding MIP18 family protein galla-2 — its product is MGVNLENLNPKVHQKIDERQLTDFDENEDVVDAFDEREIFDLIRNINDPEHPLSLEELSVVDQSLIEIDNVKNYVNVQFTPTIPHCSMATLIGLSIRVQLLRALPPRFKVSVIVTPGTHVSEQAVNKQLADKERVAAALENSHLVAVINQCVSEKE
- the LOC122854242 gene encoding mitochondrial import receptor subunit TOM40 homolog 1-like: MGNVHAASAPPPPPPVYITPPEIPKEQSLDNVKLESPRPQNPGTVEEIHKLCKDVFPLNFEGAKLIVNKGLSNHFQISHSILMSSVVKSGYKFGATYVGTKQVSLTEAYPVMLGDIDPNGNLNANIIHQLAPRLKCKMAAQVQKSKYTALQMTADYRGDSYTGSLTIANPDVLNGFGVMVGHYLQNVTPNLALGGEIAYQRGHGVPGGGIAVASLVGRYTHGPSTISASLGMANCHVCFHQKASEQLQIGVELDVNARMQESTATIAYQIDLPQADLVYRGTLDSNWTVGAVLEKKLLPLPFAFVLSGLLNHSKGQFQLGCGLMIG
- the LOC122854233 gene encoding fasciculation and elongation protein zeta-2, whose protein sequence is MRDMAGKIAELKFEAPLARFEEEDNSSIKNMNLLTEQLLDASLDVNFGENCHGNEQHHESGTDILQEGTFSPFSGSLEDLVNTFDEKITSCFRDYATDVETLAPVQVRTQEEIMNECQMWWTITGTFGSILPIDWSKSYARKMHMPALNLNEAPIATTEQQEFDDLSSEDEAVATDLDMHALILSSSTDATDSTEEPLKTAEEVLREIDDIMQEDNTMEQSQGTDGSMLDTDDALERSREVLDSPLYEKKLKQLSSNELIGVLGEMEALVGALSETLISELALRDELEFEKELKNQFISLLLAVQNRRRQHHVTKKRNNGNSPLPQQRSIQESKYLTTVIPYHADNGTPNNQALQVLIKILKAINEDSPTVPTLLTDYILKVLCPT
- the LOC122854239 gene encoding mitochondrial inner membrane protein OXA1L isoform X2, giving the protein MLSRSAICMNHRILSKKLVSSQDIMTYRSIHMTYRITSGLKNKNILNKLSRYSPLLSSSFVRSISDNSSNNVETQTALPSSPSSGIDQAIQETQESTATSAIINNITPESVPTNLFDKIPDAPLPPVVEAIDIIKDAGEASFASIGLGGWSPVGIVQQLLEFVHIGWGIPWWGTIALGTICVRSLMFPLVILAQRNAAKMHNSLPGMQKIQEKITEARNCGDNMEAARATQELMWYMSSHGCNPMKNLIVPICQAPVFISFFFALKGMANLPVDSMRHGGLWWFTDLTIPDPYYILPVVTAASLGLILKIGVDGPKLESMGALRYIIQALPFIILPFTVNFPGAIVWYWTSTNLFSMAQVGILRIPKVRNFFKIAAQVEHPPSVLKPKKNMKQGLQE